A genome region from Euphorbia lathyris chromosome 4, ddEupLath1.1, whole genome shotgun sequence includes the following:
- the LOC136226367 gene encoding phosphoglucan phosphatase DSP4, amyloplastic isoform X2 has protein sequence MDCLHYLPKSSVLPFHAFKCHPIISIRSSSSSSVSVNAVGVINLTHRYPSMAVKAISGSASSSDTSGADTKEEEKKSETYSHNMTEAMGAVLTYRHELGMNYNFIRPDLIVGSCLQSPEDVDKLRSIGVKTIFCLQQDSDLEYFGVDIKSIQEYAKECGDIQHVRAEIRDFDAFDLRIRLPAVVSKLSRAVNQNGGVTYIHCTAGLGRAPAAASKRSCFPKIDAIKSATADILTGLRKRLVTLTWKNGECSRVEISGLDIGWGQGIPLLLDKQQGLWILQRQLLEGRYEYKYVVDGEWLYNEHEPFTSPNKDGHVNNYVEVVADGTDSTSAAVRKRLSEGDAELTTEEQIKVRAFLETCPDDE, from the exons atGGACTGCCTCCATTATCTCCCCAA ATCCTCTGTTTTGCCTTTCCATGCCTTCAAATGCCATCCGATAATATCTATtcgttcttcttcttcatcatctgtttcTGTTAATGCGGTG GGAGTGATAAATTTGACCCATCGGTATCCAAGTATGGCTGTCAAG GCAATTTCTGGTTCTGCGTCCAGTTCTGATACAAGTGGTGCAGACACAAAGGAGGAGGAGAAAAAATCTGAGACATACAGTCACAACATGACAGAAGCTATGGGTGCTG TTTTGACCTATAGGCATGAACTAGGAATGAACTACAACTTCATTCGTCCGGACCTGATCGTTGGTTCCTGCTTACAG AGTCCTGAGGATGTGGATAAGCTTCGAAGTATAGGAGTGAAAACCATATTTTGCTTGCAACAAGATTCAGACCTGGA ATATTTTGGGGTAGATATCAAGTCCATTCAAGAATATGCCAAGGAATGTGGTGACATTCAACATGTGCGTGCAGAGATAAG AGACTTTGATGCATTTGATTTACGGATAAGACTTCCAGCAGTTGTTAGCAAATTAAGCAGAGCTGTAAACCAAAATGGAGGTGTGACATATATACATTGCACTGCTGGACTAGGAAGAGCTCCTGCTGCTGCT AGCAAGCGCTCATGCTTCCCTAAGATCGATGCTATAAAAAGTGCAACTGCTGATATA CTTACAGGTCTCAGGAAGAGGCTTGTTACTCTGACATGGAAGAATGGCGAATGCTCTAGAGTGGAAATTTCTGGACTTGATATTGGATGGGGCCAG GGAATACCTCTACTATTGGACAAGCAACAGGGATTGTGGATTCTTCAGAGGCAACTATTG GAAGGGCGCTACGAGTACAAGTATGTTGTAGATGGTGAATGGTTATACAACGAACATGAACCCTTCACTTCCCCCAACAAAGATGGGCATGTCAACAATTACGTTGAA GTTGTTGCTGATGGTACAGACAGTACAAGTGCAGCAGTACGTAAGAGGTTGAGCGAAGGAGATGCTGAGCTGACGACAGAGGAACAGATAAAAGTAAGAGCGTTTCTTGAAACTTGTCCTGATGA
- the LOC136226367 gene encoding phosphoglucan phosphatase DSP4, amyloplastic isoform X1 produces the protein MDCLHYLPKSSVLPFHAFKCHPIISIRSSSSSSVSVNAVGVINLTHRYPSMAVKAISGSASSSDTSGADTKEEEKKSETYSHNMTEAMGAVLTYRHELGMNYNFIRPDLIVGSCLQSPEDVDKLRSIGVKTIFCLQQDSDLEYFGVDIKSIQEYAKECGDIQHVRAEIRDFDAFDLRIRLPAVVSKLSRAVNQNGGVTYIHCTAGLGRAPAAAMAYMFWVQGYKLNDAHDLLLSKRSCFPKIDAIKSATADILTGLRKRLVTLTWKNGECSRVEISGLDIGWGQGIPLLLDKQQGLWILQRQLLEGRYEYKYVVDGEWLYNEHEPFTSPNKDGHVNNYVEVVADGTDSTSAAVRKRLSEGDAELTTEEQIKVRAFLETCPDDE, from the exons atGGACTGCCTCCATTATCTCCCCAA ATCCTCTGTTTTGCCTTTCCATGCCTTCAAATGCCATCCGATAATATCTATtcgttcttcttcttcatcatctgtttcTGTTAATGCGGTG GGAGTGATAAATTTGACCCATCGGTATCCAAGTATGGCTGTCAAG GCAATTTCTGGTTCTGCGTCCAGTTCTGATACAAGTGGTGCAGACACAAAGGAGGAGGAGAAAAAATCTGAGACATACAGTCACAACATGACAGAAGCTATGGGTGCTG TTTTGACCTATAGGCATGAACTAGGAATGAACTACAACTTCATTCGTCCGGACCTGATCGTTGGTTCCTGCTTACAG AGTCCTGAGGATGTGGATAAGCTTCGAAGTATAGGAGTGAAAACCATATTTTGCTTGCAACAAGATTCAGACCTGGA ATATTTTGGGGTAGATATCAAGTCCATTCAAGAATATGCCAAGGAATGTGGTGACATTCAACATGTGCGTGCAGAGATAAG AGACTTTGATGCATTTGATTTACGGATAAGACTTCCAGCAGTTGTTAGCAAATTAAGCAGAGCTGTAAACCAAAATGGAGGTGTGACATATATACATTGCACTGCTGGACTAGGAAGAGCTCCTGCTGCTGCT ATGGCCTACATGTTCTGGGTCCAGGGGTACAAACTTAATGATGCCCATGATTTGCTTCTG AGCAAGCGCTCATGCTTCCCTAAGATCGATGCTATAAAAAGTGCAACTGCTGATATA CTTACAGGTCTCAGGAAGAGGCTTGTTACTCTGACATGGAAGAATGGCGAATGCTCTAGAGTGGAAATTTCTGGACTTGATATTGGATGGGGCCAG GGAATACCTCTACTATTGGACAAGCAACAGGGATTGTGGATTCTTCAGAGGCAACTATTG GAAGGGCGCTACGAGTACAAGTATGTTGTAGATGGTGAATGGTTATACAACGAACATGAACCCTTCACTTCCCCCAACAAAGATGGGCATGTCAACAATTACGTTGAA GTTGTTGCTGATGGTACAGACAGTACAAGTGCAGCAGTACGTAAGAGGTTGAGCGAAGGAGATGCTGAGCTGACGACAGAGGAACAGATAAAAGTAAGAGCGTTTCTTGAAACTTGTCCTGATGA
- the LOC136226367 gene encoding phosphoglucan phosphatase DSP4, amyloplastic isoform X3, translated as MNYNFIRPDLIVGSCLQSPEDVDKLRSIGVKTIFCLQQDSDLEYFGVDIKSIQEYAKECGDIQHVRAEIRDFDAFDLRIRLPAVVSKLSRAVNQNGGVTYIHCTAGLGRAPAAAMAYMFWVQGYKLNDAHDLLLSKRSCFPKIDAIKSATADILTGLRKRLVTLTWKNGECSRVEISGLDIGWGQGIPLLLDKQQGLWILQRQLLEGRYEYKYVVDGEWLYNEHEPFTSPNKDGHVNNYVEVVADGTDSTSAAVRKRLSEGDAELTTEEQIKVRAFLETCPDDE; from the exons ATGAACTACAACTTCATTCGTCCGGACCTGATCGTTGGTTCCTGCTTACAG AGTCCTGAGGATGTGGATAAGCTTCGAAGTATAGGAGTGAAAACCATATTTTGCTTGCAACAAGATTCAGACCTGGA ATATTTTGGGGTAGATATCAAGTCCATTCAAGAATATGCCAAGGAATGTGGTGACATTCAACATGTGCGTGCAGAGATAAG AGACTTTGATGCATTTGATTTACGGATAAGACTTCCAGCAGTTGTTAGCAAATTAAGCAGAGCTGTAAACCAAAATGGAGGTGTGACATATATACATTGCACTGCTGGACTAGGAAGAGCTCCTGCTGCTGCT ATGGCCTACATGTTCTGGGTCCAGGGGTACAAACTTAATGATGCCCATGATTTGCTTCTG AGCAAGCGCTCATGCTTCCCTAAGATCGATGCTATAAAAAGTGCAACTGCTGATATA CTTACAGGTCTCAGGAAGAGGCTTGTTACTCTGACATGGAAGAATGGCGAATGCTCTAGAGTGGAAATTTCTGGACTTGATATTGGATGGGGCCAG GGAATACCTCTACTATTGGACAAGCAACAGGGATTGTGGATTCTTCAGAGGCAACTATTG GAAGGGCGCTACGAGTACAAGTATGTTGTAGATGGTGAATGGTTATACAACGAACATGAACCCTTCACTTCCCCCAACAAAGATGGGCATGTCAACAATTACGTTGAA GTTGTTGCTGATGGTACAGACAGTACAAGTGCAGCAGTACGTAAGAGGTTGAGCGAAGGAGATGCTGAGCTGACGACAGAGGAACAGATAAAAGTAAGAGCGTTTCTTGAAACTTGTCCTGATGA